The sequence GCAGTAGAAGAACAACAAAGACCATAAAACCTGGTGCCATATGTTGGTAGTCCTGGCTGGGTATTTAACAGGGGTCTTTCCTCTAGTttaccagggggagagagagattaccACAAAGCTGCTTAAGCCCTATGAACCACTAATTAATAAAAGCAAGCTTGAAAGACCCTCTCATCACAAAAACAAAACCTGTTATCAATTAAAACATAATGTATTGCCATACTCCTAGTCCTAGGCTATTTGCACAGTAAGCAGACTTCCGTATACTGTAACCAGGCACCCGTCAAAATAGAGGGGAATAACACATAGGTGACACAACAAGATCATATGACTACATATTCTCTGTGAGTTCTCTTCGCACGTACAGATAGAGTACTCAGAAACTGGTTAAGCTAATTAAATTGAGCCCCCCCCCTCAACCCAGCCacctttgacccccccccccccatttcaacCTATGTCATACTGAGgttagtccagtatagtccagctCAGTACAGCCCCTCTGCTCAGAAGCCCATCTCCTGTGATTAGAATGTCGTCTGCCACTAGCCGGCATCCATAACATCGATCAGGAGTGACTGCAGCCCAACATTCCTGTTGTCAGCAGTGACAGGAGCCAGCTGGGTGGTAGGCTTAGAGCcctggctgggcctggctgccgAGGGGAGGCTGTATGCAGGCATGAGGGAGGGAAGTAGGGAGGGCTGGGCTCGAGTAATCACTTCTGCCTGCCTGGTACAAGTGTACggactgtgtgtacatgtgtgtgtgcatgtgtgagagagagggtgcaCAAGTTTGATCTCATCTGTGGGACCTGTTTggctatatgtgtgtgtttacggCTCTGGGAGAATGAGGAGGCTACTGCTACTTCTGTTACTAGCTGTATGGTGTGAGCCATGGGGACTGACAGGTAACACTTAAAACTTACTGTGGAGAGAAGGGCTGCTAGGACAGGCTGTGTTTATGTGTGGGAGGTAGAGGGCTGGAGGAGGGCAGAAGGAGATGCTCTTGTTTTTAACTTGTGGAGAGAGGAGTTTTAGAGGATTTTGCTGATGTGTAAACTTTCATTGCTTACTAAGCGTATTGTAGTCCCATTGATTTACTATATACCGTGAATAATCTAGCAACATACTTCAAAGCATTTGTTTTTTAATACAATTTGACTGTGACACAGAGAGAAGTAGTAACTGGGCTCACATCCGTACCGATATTTTAACTTTCATCCGTCATTTCCTCAAAAGGCATAGTCTAGTCAAGTGCTTCCTGGAGAGCCGCATGCTTGCCAATATACTTCCATATCTGATTAACTTATTTGGTTTGGTTAGAcagactctaatgaacttattggtttggttagggagactgattaacttattggtttggttagggagactgattaacttattggtttgtttagggagactgattaacttattggtttgTTTAGGGAGACTGATGaacttattggtttggttagggagactgatgaacttattggtttggttagggagactctgatgaacttattggtttggttagggagactgattaacttattggtttggttagggagactgattaacttattggttcggttagggagactctgatgaacctattggtttggttagggagactgatgaacttattggtttggttagggagactgatgaacttattggtttggttagggagactgatgaacttattggtttggttagggagacccATAGGCTCCTGTTGAATCTCACTGTGTGGCTGGGGGACAGTTCTGTGTGGCAGAGAAAGACATAACCATACCCCTAAGCCAAATACATGTCGAACATGAAAAACGAATGGTGTGTTATGTTGTCATTCCAGGTGTGCACTGCGAGGTAGACATTGACGAGTGTGAGAGCGAGCCCTGTCAGAACGGCGGGTCCTGCAAGGACGCCGCCAACTCCTACACCTGCAACTGTGTGAAGGCAGGTCCAGGGGAGGAGCCATGGGGTGGCCATAACTGTGACGTCCGTCTGATTGGCTGCAGGGAACACCTGTGTGAGAACGGAGCCACGTGTGTGCCCATCCTAAGCCAAGAACAGCACGGTGGGGAAGATGGGGATGAACAAGAGCATGGCCACACCTGCCTCTGTCCCCCTGGCTTCACTGGGAAGCACTGCAGCATTCCCACCACCTTCTCCTTCAACACAGAGGGGTATGTCCTCATCCAGCTCCCTCCTACAGCTAACAAGACCAGTAGAGGGActgacccccagcaccaccaacaccactatGGGATCCACGTTCAGCTGCGCTTCAGGACCACCCTGCCTGAAATGCTGCTGTTCTACAGAGGGGCTGAGCACTACTTTGTGTCCCTGGAGATTGTGGGGGGCCATATCCATGCTAGAGCTGGATCAGGGAAGGAGCTACAGGCCACCTATCATCTCCCTGTCAATGACGGAGACTGGCATGAGGCCAAAGTGACCATGGATGAGAAGCTGGTGCTGATGGTGAAAGGACCAGGCTGTGACAATGACCGGGGGATGCACAGTGGAGGACGAAGGACACAACCAATTGATCTTCTTCCAACCTGGATCATTCCCCCAGGTCTATGTGGGTGGGGCCCCCCAGAAGTATCTGGACAACACAGAGAGTAGGAAGGGTTTCATTGGCTGCATGGAGGATCTACAGGTTGACCACCAGCTGCTACTGCCTCAGGATATCTCTCCAGAGCACGTCCAAGACATGGAGCTGGGCTGCAACAAGACCGACTGGTGTCATCCTGACCCCTGCCATCATCGTGGGCATTGTATTGACCTGTGGACTAGCTTCAGCTGTGAGTGTGATCGATCCTATCACGGCTCCCTGTGTGAAGAAGGTAAGAACTGTTATACCTTTTAAGACATGACTTTACTTCCCATTTTACACGTTTTCAAATATTGCTTTTCAAATTATGTCAACTGCAGACATCAGGCGCTGACAATGTATTGTAATTTAAAGGGGGTTACGTGTGTCTCCTCAACTTACAGCCAGTTCCCTTCAACTACACAGGTTTGTACAGGTTTTGTTGTTCACACTGAAAGTATTGCTTTTTGTTGCGTGCCTCAGAATACCCCTCATGGACATTCAGTAATGAAGACACTGTGAGCTATGCTGCCTTCAACATCAACCAAACGGACGGGGAGAACTTCAACATCTCCTTCTTCCTGCGCTCTCTGAAGCCTAGCGGCCTGCTCCTCCAGCTGCGGAGAGGGAGGAGGGCCTACCTCACCCTGTACCTGCGGGAGGGAACCCTGGTCTTCAACAGCCCCCCCACCACCCTGTTCTCTAACGGTACCTACATCACCAGGGGACAGAGGGAGCTGGTCACTGTGGTGGTACGCCAGGGTCAGGTCGGGTTCAGTCAGGGTGGGACACAGTTATCCCTGGGGGGGGTGAGGATGGAGCGGGGGGACGTGGTGTACATGGGGGGTCTGCCACCGGGGGAGTCCACTGCCCCCTGGGGAGGTCACTTCAAAGGCTGCTTACAGGACATCACTCTGGACCATATGCACCTGTACCTTAACCTCCCAGAGGAGGAGTGCCACACCCACAAAGCGTTCCAGTGCTACTTCCCAAAAAAAGCTGAGAACGTGTTGGATGGCTGTGTCAGTGATGAGGCATGCAAGGTAACGTCAATAACACCTTTACACTAGAGATGTTTTGCTGTAACTGTAGACCTATGAACTGTTTAAGGAAACTGGCACAAGAGCTGTCTAGATTTCTCAGGTTAGGGTTCTGACAAAGACTTTTTAGTTCACTCTTTGTAACAGACACTAATATCTATGTCCTCCTCAGGCTGGTCCCTGTAAGAATGGAGGAACGTGCACAGTCACCTGGAATGACTTTGAGTGCACCTGTCCCATGAACTTCTCTGGCAGGCGATGTGATACACGCGTGTGGTGTGTCAGCGACCCCTGTGTCGTGGGCAGCCAGTGTGTGGATCTAGTTGACGGTTACGAGTGTGAGTGGACTTTTTGGATCGTATAcattatctctctccctttctctctactaCGGTATCTTTCtcggcacagacacacacacacaaacaaaatagCAAACACCTTACCAAAAGGTGTGTCACTGTATTCAATATTGAGTTGCCTTATTAATATACTGCTGTTCCACCAGGCCTCACTAACGCCACCTTTGAGAGCAACGCTCTGCAGTTCACCGCTAATGGCTCGCTGGTTGCCATGGTGACCAGTGTCTCCATGGATATACGTACTCGGGAGGAGAATGGCGTGCTGCTGCGGGCCACTAACGGAGCAGAGGTCTTCTGTCTGGGTTTGCTCAACTCCTCCCTGCTGGTCAAACTACTGAGCGGCAACAGCCTGGAGCTACAGGCCTTCACCAGCGACCTGCCCATCTCAGACGGGACCTGGCACCACCTCCACCTGGCAATGACAGACCCCCTGCAGCCTGTGTCCCGCTGGCGCCTCACTGTGGACGGGCGCAGGGCTGGCAGCACCATGGGCACAGCCGGGCACCTCAACTTCCTCAACAACACCACCGTGTGGCTGGCAGAGAACTACACAGGCTGTCTGGGAGAGGTGAGGGTGGGAGGAGTCTACCTACCTCTGTTGGACGACCAAGATGCCCCCCAGGCAGTCCGGTTTATCAGACAGGGGGGGCAGGAGAACAAGATGGGCTGTGTTGGTGCTGATGTGTGTCAGTCCCAGCCTTGCCTCAACCAGGGCACCTGCCAGGACCTCTGGAATCTGTTCAACTGCAGCTGTGCCCCGGGCTGGGAGGGAGAGTTCTGCCAGAAGGACACAGACGAGTGTGCCTCAGGCCCCTGTGCCCACGGCACCTGCACAGACCTGCTGGCAAACTACCGGTGTGAGTGTCACAAAGGATGGGGGGGCAGGGACTGTGAGGAGGAGGTGGATGACTGCCTGGAGCACAGCTGTTTGAACGGGGGTTCCTGCCTAGACGGGACGGGCACCTACCAGTGTGTCTGCCCCCCTGGATACACCGGCCGCCGCTGCCAGTGAGTACCACAAACTATGACCAGGGCATGTTCTTGTTCAaaaatcactgtgtgtgtgagtctacgTATTCAGTATGTATAGACGTTGTAATGACTGTATTTTGTGTATCCTACAGATGGAGATTCCCTCCACAGCAGTGTGATGAAGAGACGCAGTGTGACAACGGTGGGGTCTGCACGGATGGGATCTGGGGTACCAACTGCACCTGCAAACCTGGCTACACTGGAGACTGGTGAGATCACTAACCTATCCAATTTTCCATAGAAAATACATGGGCCGCGTTCCCGGAGACTAACATTTTATTGGACTAAGaaggactaaaaagcatgctaaATGGACTAGGCTTAACCTGTGTCCGGTAGCCCGGCCCTATAAGTCTACGGTTTAAAAGCTGAGCATGTCAGTGGGACTGTAAAAGGATCCTATTGTATGTACAGAGAGCTGTCGTCCTGCTGGGGTGCCAGTGTTGTTTTGACCCCCCCTGGTGTTCTCTCCCAGGTGTGAGGCAGAGATAGATGAGTGTGAGTCCAGACCCTGTCTCAACGGTGCTACCTGCCTGGACCGACTCAGCagcttccagtgtgtgtgtgtgccgggcTTCAGCGGCACACAGTGTGAAAGCAATGTAAGTCTGCTCGTAACGACATACTGTCTGTACATTTGTTACAGTAGACTATGTAGTGATAATGTAAGTTGAGTATCAAAAGCTTATACACAGACCAGATTGGATCAAAGAGGCTGATGTATTAAAACAATTTAAACTGCAGTTCGTCTAATCTGAGTAATAAGGTACAAATAAGTACGTCTAATCTGAGTAATAAGGTACAAATAAGTAATAACAAGGTAATAATAAATAATAGTTAAATGTCCTGCTCTCGCCCCTCTGTAGAGACAGGAGCAGAGGCAGCGCATGCCCTGGCTGGTGGTGGCCATCCCTCTGGCCAGCCTGTGTGTGCTGCTGGCTGTGGTGGCCCTGGTGTTCATGGTGCTGACCGCGCGCAAGAAGCGCCAGTCGGAGGGCACCTACAGCCCCAGCGCCCAGGAGGTGGCAGGGGCACGGCTGGAGATGGGCAGCGTACTCAAGGTGCCCCCCGAGGAGAGGCTCATATGAGCCCCACACACAACAGCAACACACACTACCTTCACTCGGCTACAGGTCGGACACCTAGCCTCCCTGGCTCAGACACATAACCAGACACAGGCGAGGACTGGTCAGACTCACTAAGAGGTGTCCAGGGTGTGAAAGGTCACCAGTGGTGTGGACATATGCCCTGACAGTGGTGCCACCGCCACACTGCTGCTGCTGGGTCATGGGGTTGGGGGTGATTAAACCCGGAACTAATCTCTTTATAGAAAGAGGTGACGTGGTCTGTCTGAGCCGCAGAGAAGGGCAGGATAGAGGATGAAAGAGCTCTCGTCTCCCCAAGACTTGAGCACTGCTGTCGGGTTGAGTCTAATCAGCTAGTCCCCTCCCTGGAGTGATGAACCATACTGGACTCCAGTGTCTCTCTATACAATAGCTTCCAGTGTACATTCTGTACCCCACATTGATTATGTGTGAGTTCATTCTAATGACCATTTTGATGGTAAAACCTTGTATTTTTCTCTGGATGTGCAGTTAACAGTTCACAGGCAACACACTATACCAATAATGTTCTTTCCGACTCCGTGTAAATACTGTAATTGTCTTATTTCTGAATCTATGATATGTGTTTTTTGTTCATGTCATTGTCTTGTGCAAATGTATGAGGTGCTCCTAAAACTCGAACTCATCGAAAGTGGATTGAGACCACTTTAATGCTATCAGCCATCTCAAACTCTGATGCCACAGTATTCAGACAGGATACCTTTACCCAAAcctacactgtctgtctctccgacactGTCTCTCTTAATCTATCCTCACAGGAGCCACTACTTAACCAGCCAAGTGATCAATGGATGTTTTCACTGTCCACCGAAGGTGCTGAAGCTAGATATTGTGCTCTAGTTCTTCTCTGTAACTATGGATGATGTACCACATGCATATACTGTAACTAAGCTGAATGAAAGTAACATCT comes from Salmo salar chromosome ssa20, Ssal_v3.1, whole genome shotgun sequence and encodes:
- the LOC106579995 gene encoding LOW QUALITY PROTEIN: protein crumbs homolog 1 (The sequence of the model RefSeq protein was modified relative to this genomic sequence to represent the inferred CDS: deleted 1 base in 1 codon), with the translated sequence MLCDTVGPITAMEFGRFHSKYQKPLLLIMMTFKLGILCTAAADKCLSSPCQNGGTCLEQMGNYTCLCPRWPVHYMGKDCRELYDPCVHDAPCANCTSTLGTGVYTCHCPDDFAGTNCTLNINIKCESNPCKGVRSHCVDRVDGYTCHCPPGYGGDYCQARDCSEEPCHNGATCVDTWDGYQCQCVPGFQGRDCEENIDDCKSLPCQNGAICKDDVNGYQCFCVPGFQGYHCDLDINECVSRPCENNGTCVNEVDRYECNCLLGFKGVNCEVEIDECEEQPCQHGATCHDRVGLYTCECVSGYEGRDCELDIDECASGPCLNEGNCTDLVNSYECDCNGTGFTGEQCEVDIPECASDPCQNGATCLDGVNQYDCLCWTGYEGKNCQVDIDECELQPCENGGECFQHSELLHHGVLSGLDDREFNYEEAAGFLCHCQPGFAGEICEENIDECESAPCQNGGSCEDLVNSYQCDCPPGFTGVHCEVDIDECESEPCQNGGSCKDAANSYTCNCVKAGPGEEPWGGHNCDVRLIGCREHLCENGATCVPILSQEQHGGEDGDEQEHGHTCLCPPGFTGKHCSIPTTFSFNTEGYVLIQLPPTANKTSRGTDPQHHQHHYGIHVQLRFRTTLPEMLLFYRGAEHYFVSLEIVGGHIHARAGSGKELQATYHLPVNDGDWHEAKVTMDEKLVLMVKGPGCDNDGGCTVEDEGHNQLIFFQPGSFPQVYVGGAPQKYLDNTESRKGFIGCMEDLQVDHQLLLPQDISPEHVQDMELGCNKTDWCHPDPCHHRGHCIDLWTSFSCECDRSYHGSLCEEEYPSWTFSNEDTVSYAAFNINQTDGENFNISFFLRSLKPSGLLLQLRRGRRAYLTLYLREGTLVFNSPPTTLFSNGTYITRGQRELVTVVVRQGQVGFSQGGTQLSLGGVRMERGDVVYMGGLPPGESTAPWGGHFKGCLQDITLDHMHLYLNLPEEECHTHKAFQCYFPKKAENVLDGCVSDEACKAGPCKNGGTCTVTWNDFECTCPMNFSGRRCDTRVWCVSDPCVVGSQCVDLVDGYECLTNATFESNALQFTANGSLVAMVTSVSMDIRTREENGVLLRATNGAEVFCLGLLNSSLLVKLLSGNSLELQAFTSDLPISDGTWHHLHLAMTDPLQPVSRWRLTVDGRRAGSTMGTAGHLNFLNNTTVWLAENYTGCLGEVRVGGVYLPLLDDQDAPQAVRFIRQGGQENKMGCVGADVCQSQPCLNQGTCQDLWNLFNCSCAPGWEGEFCQKDTDECASGPCAHGTCTDLLANYRCECHKGWGGRDCEEEVDDCLEHSCLNGGSCLDGTGTYQCVCPPGYTGRRCQWRFPPQQCDEETQCDNGGVCTDGIWGTNCTCKPGYTGDWCEAEIDECESRPCLNGATCLDRLSSFQCVCVPGFSGTQCESNRQEQRQRMPWLVVAIPLASLCVLLAVVALVFMVLTARKKRQSEGTYSPSAQEVAGARLEMGSVLKVPPEERLI